The DNA region TTATAGCATCACAAAGTCGAGTACCAATTTCATGAGTGAAGCCATTCCAACTTGTGGCCCTGATGACGAACGGATTAACGTTGACTTGTTAACGCAACGTATCCAAGAAAATTATGAACGCCTTGGTTTAGCGGCAAATATCGTCTTAACGTGGGGCACCACAAAATATGGTGCAATTGATGATGTTTGGGCGGTTAAAAAATTTCTCATTGCACATCACATTCCACATTATTTACATCTTGATGCTGCCCACTTTGGTGGTATCCCTAACAATCAAATTGGGGCGCCAATCATTGATGACATTCGTTCGCTTGGTGTGCATTCGATTTCTGTCAGTCTCCACAAATATATCGGGCTCCCCCAGGTAAAAGGTGTCTTATTGTCAGTTGAAGAACCTGCCACTCAAAATGCCGTGGATTACATCGGTCAAAAAGATACAACGAGTTGCGGTTCGCGTGATTTATTACCATTTTCAACCAAACAACAAGTCCTGGAAATGCTTAAATTATCCGATCCAAATGATTACCAACGCAATATTCGTTATTTTGAGGCACGCCTTAATGAACGCAAAATTCCATTCATTCGCTATGCCTACTCAAATACATTTGTCATTGCTGAACCATCATCTGAAATTTGTTCACACTATCAATTATCACAATTTAAAAATGATACCGGTCATAAAAAAGCACATGTTATCATTTTCCCGTATCAATCACAGGCACAACTACTTGCTCTAGCAAATGATTTAGCCAACGATTCTAAGGCACAGTCAGACATGACATTGAACTTCAAACAAAGGGTCCTTCAAACTAATGAATCTTAATGCAACTGCTGGTATACTAGCAACCATTCTTTCGTTTCTTACTTTTGCTTTTTTCGTTCCAAACCTGATTACCGGTGCAGCCAAAACTTCCGCCTATGCTTGGACTTTTTCGCTAGTTACTGCCGCCTCTCAATTAATTCTCATGGCCATGAGTCATGAGAATTTTGCTGGCTTACTCCGGCCATTGGCACTATGCTTTTGTATCAGTATTGTAGTGTTTGTTGCTTATCGTAAAGAAACAAATTCACCCACTCGGCTTGATTACATTTGTGGCACCATCGTTCTCATTGGTATGTTATTTGCCTTTTTTGGTCAACTTCTTTTAAAACGGATCGGTATTCAGACTTCCGCCCTATTTGCCGCAGACATATCATTATCCCTTCTAACGGCCCTGGCTATTCTACCTAATATAGCAACGATTCTCGGGATTAAAAAAGGAAATCATGAGATCCCACAAATCATTGCAATTGACGCTGTGGCCAGTCTCATGGGGCTTTTTGCCTTAAATATTTGGAATGTCTTTACTGTTTTCGGACCATTACTCATTATCATTTTAGATTTACGAACTATTTTATATGCCATTTATTATAATGCACAACGTGAAAAAAACACTTTAGCTTTCAAAGAGAAACGCGATGTCTAAATAACGGATGCCTCTTTTATCAATCCGACCTGGGCACTCATTCAGATTAATTTCATCTTAAATCCCCCCAGCAGGTCACAAAGCTACCATTAGCTTTGTGACCTACTTTTTTAGTACTACATTAGATCTAACAATCTATTTGTTTTACCTTACTCAAACATCATTTTTTGACCAGTGATTCACGACATGCTTAAACAAATACTAACGGTGCCAACATCTGCAAAATCGTCAGAAATCCAACCACGCACCAATTTTTTAATGTCTTCACACACTTTAAAACCTAAATATTATCCGGCCTATCTGCTGATAGTTTTCATATCCACGACGGTTAACCTGGATGAAGTAATACAGAAATTTGTAGCCTTTTTGTAGCCCAAAATTCAAAAAAGGCCCGAAACAATCAGAAGCCATCCATATCAAAAAAAACATAATAAAAGCCGTCATATCAACAATAAACGTGATACAACGACTTTTACAGTATATATTAATTATAGCCCAACAGGGAATCGAACCCTGGATTCCGCGCTGAGAACGCGACGTCTTAACCACTTGACCATTGGGCCATTGAGTTATATTCTCAACAACAATAATTAAATATACAGCATAATATGGTTGACGTCAATAACTTAAATCAAAAAATGCCAACAATTCATTTACTTAATAATCATCTGATGTGGTTTCACCATTGTCACCGCAATGATCCATGCAATCCCATATAGAATCGCAATTGCGAGAAAGACCGTTTGGTAACCAAGGTGCATTTGATGAACAATCAAACTCGCTAGTTGATTGCCTGAAAGGCCTGCTGCGGCCCATGCTGTTAAAGCCAACCCATGAATTTTTGAGATGGCGTTCATCCCAAATCGGTCACTCAACAAGGGGGGTAAGGCTGAGAAACCACCGCCATAACCAGCATTAATTAAGAAAAAAGTTATGACGAATAAATAAGGTAACAACCCATTATTTTTCGGCATCCAATATGCTGCTAAACTCATCACGACAGACATGATGAAAATCAGGCGATAAACTGTATTCCGATCTTTTAAATGATCAGACAATGTCGCAAAACCAATTCGGCCAGCTGCGTTAAAAAATGCATCAATACTGACAATTGTCGCGATGGCCCCACCTGTCAACAAAACCGAGCCTTGTGGGGTTGTTAAACCAGATAAAATATCTTTTTCCTGTGAAATAATCGCTAGCCCAGCCGTGATATTCAAGTAAAACATCAACCAAATGCCAACGAAAATTGGATTTTTCAAAAAAGCAATCGGTTGGAAACGATTTTTTAATGGCTTTTCTACCCAATCTGCAGGTTTACGAATCAAAGCCGTCCCGATTAGCATCATCACAGCAAAAATGCCCGCTAAAATAATGAACATTTGCCATAAACCAACCCGATGTTGGAGTGCCATCATCACTGGAGAAAAAATCATTTTCGCTAAACCAAACCCAGCCACAGCCAAGCCAGTGCCCAAACCTTTATTATCTTTGAACCAAAGCATTAAGTTTTTAACCGGGGTTAAATATCCAATTCCCAAACCAATCCCCATAATGACGCCATAACAAAGATAGATACCAAATAACGAGCGATAATAAATACTAATCCCTGTTCCGATCATACCAACCACAAAGAACAGGGTTGATAAACGAGCCGATTGCTTAATGTCTTGCTCCACAAAATGACCCAATAGTGCTGCCGATAGACCCAAGAATAAAATTGCGAGTGAAAATGCCCACTCAACTCTTGGTACACTCTGACCAATATAATCAGCAATCGCTTGTTTGAAAACACTCCACGCATAAACCGTTCCAATACTACCATGAATTAATAGCGCTGGTAATGCTGCTCGAACCCATTTATTATCCATCATTCATCCTTTCAATCATGCCCAATCACTTATCACATTTCCATTAAAACACGAAAAATATCATCTGTAAATAAAAATAACGAACTATTATTTGTATAGTAAAATAATAGTTCGTTATTCATCGCATTGAATCAATTTTGTTTAAATTAATATTCGTAATCAATTGAATAAATGCGATTTTATGCACCCAGCAACTCATTCAAAGCCTGCATTAATTCCGTAAACCGTCTCTACAGGTCAAAATCAACCATAATTGGGGCATGATCTTGGCGCAAACCAGTATCAAGTACCTTAAATTGTCTCAATTGCGGTTTTAGTCGTTCGGATGCCAAATAATAATCAATCCGCCAACCGCTATTATTGATTTTCGATGTTTTACTTAATTGTGCCCACCAAGTGTACACATCAGTGGCATCAGGGTTTAACGTCCTAAACGTATCAATGAAGCCAGCGTCTAATAATAATGTGAATTTCTCACGTTCTTCATTTGTAAACCCAGCTGAATGATGATTAGTTTTTGGATTTTTCAAATCAATTGGTTGATGAGCAACATTAAAGTCACCACTAAAAATAACTGGTTTCTTCGCATCTAAAGTTTGAATATAGGCGCGATATGCGTCATCCCAAGCCTGTCGATCAGTTAACCGTGCCAATTGAGAACCCGAATTTGGTGTATAAACAGTCGAAACATAGAAATCCTCGAATTCAAGGGTGATAATCCGGCCCTCTAGATCCATCTCACCCGGTGCGCCAATTGTTGGATAGGTCACAGCCAATGGCTCAACTTGAGATAACATCATCGTGCCAGAATATCCCGGTCGACCGGTACTCACATTTATAAATCGATGATAGCCCGGAAACAACGATGTCAAAGCTGTTTCTTGTTTTTTGGTCAGTCCCGTGACCTTTGCTTTGGTCTCTTGAATGGCTAGCACAGCTGGTGCCTGCTTAGCTATATCATTTAAGACTTGCCATGTCATCTCACCACGTGCTGATGTATGTGCCACAGCAGCGTTGATACTATCAATATTCCATGAAATAAATTGCATTATTTCGCCTCCTAAGTAATACCTTCATCTAAGGATACCAAATTTCACGCTGAGATAATATTACTAGGCCAGACAAATTCAATTGTGTCATTTAATTTATCGATAAGATGTTAAGCAAAGCCTCAGGATTCGTTATTTACATCCATCTCAATCAAACAGACTAGTATTCTGTCGCTAACATTCACGCGAAACAAAGTTTAACACGCCAAGCCATTGTGACTTGAATCCCAAAAGCTATTGCACTAACCCCATCAGCGCATGCCACAGTGACCGCATTTAAAGTTCATCCGCGAACCATTCGCATGACACACCACCACAAAATAAAAATGGCACGTCTCACTGAATGAGCGTGTGCCATTTAATTGAGATGTCCCCATCTCATACCACCATATCCGCCTAGTCGATCCACCACGACGACTAAGCTTCCCTTTTCCATCCGGTTGGGTTCTTCAAGTCCAACCGGCATCCCATCGACAGTTAATGTCGATGATTACCGGACGATAGGGAATTGCACCCTTTTAATGAATTAAACAGTCCTGGGTTCCTTACCTCCCTGACTAATCGCATCCCCGGTAACTGTATCTATTATACGCCCTACCAGTAAATTTTGGTATGTTTTGACAAACCAATCCGTTCGATAGCTTCAGGCAATAAATAACTTTCCAGGTGATCGGCTGCAACGACTTCCGGTAAATAATCCGGCGTGATACCAATCAATGCTAGGGCTTGTAAATTCCAACAATTATTTGCTAAATCATACATACCCGTCCGGGCTGCAAGGTGAATCGAAATTTGATTTTTTCCGGTCCAAATTCGATAGAAATACTCATGCAAACTACTCATGCGACGCCAAACAGGCACTAATTCCGGCCGTTCGTTTTTAAACCATAAGGCAAGAATCAATGGGGTTTCAGTCGAAATCATTAGACCTGATTTTGATTCCAACTGAGCAATTACGCCATTTAATTTTAATGCTTTTAAATATCCCTGTAACTTATCTGCTTCTGTCACATTCAAGTATTCTTTTAATAAGATGTTATCATTCTCGTCCATAAAGACCCAAGCATCAAATGATTCATGAATTTTAATATCACTAATTTCTGAGTTGCGCGGTAAGCTTTCAATCAGCTCCCGTAACATTTGCTCCAAAACATTAGCCGCATGAACCACGTCCAAACTTTGTAAATGAGCCCGTGTATCATCCGAAAACCGTCGCTCTTGTAATTTGGCATTGCCATTCTCATCAATAATTTTTGTATTGATAGCCGAGCTTGTAATGGTCAACTCGAATTTATACTTCATTTTTTCATTCCTTTATACCCAACAAATCAGCACTTACTTGGCAAGATTCCACTCTTTCAACTTTGCCGCCACATCAGTTGCCAATTTATCATCAATTTCACCAGTCACTTGTTTGACAATATCGTCTTGCGTTTGCTTTTGTGCATTTTTATCATTCAAATAATCTGGATTAGCTTGCACTGCATCTTCAACAGCTTTGGTCACATTTTCTTTGATTTTGTCCTCAAGGCCATCCTTTGAAGCATCGACCATCTTTTGGATTTCCTGATTCTGATTTTCAGAAACAACATACCAATTATTTGGCAATTCAAAAGTATATGAGAATGTGACCGGCGTTGATGTTGGTAAACCAATCAGCATAAACTTAGACCACAGATTATTCGCACTATAAGACGTCGCCTTTTCAACTAATTTTGGGGTCTTAGCCACTTTAATGCGTGTTGTACCATGCTTTGGCGTTGTTCGATAACTCTTCCCATCAATTGTATAATGATACGCAAATGATCCGCCTTGAGCCTTTGTCGTTACAATAAATGATTTGTCGCCCACCGTCGACTTGGCACTGATTTGGTGCGTTCTCACCTTCTCATTTTTCTGCATTAAAAAATGACCGCTCTGCGCTTTAATTAACCCAATACCATTTGCAATCACTAAAATTAATCCAATAACAATAAACACCCAACGAATCACACGTGTCTTATAATACGTAATCGCGGCTATTAACAATAATAAGACGCCAATCGCAATTAGAATATACACTTTTCATTCCTCCATCATTTGTCTCATTTATAATTTTTTTATGCCAAATCGATATAATTAATTATCTCATAAAAATAATCATATCATTTATAATTATAGCTTATTCCGCATTCAAATTCATTATAAACCTACTCTGTTGATATTTTAAAAATGAATCAATAACCTTGAAACGTGCAACACCTTTCCGCTCTCACAACTACTATTGATCAATCATTAGTTAATTGTTCTCACCCTTACTAACCTATCAATTTTTATCATATAGCTAAATACTGGCGGATAAATTGTTCAACAACAGCATTCTCACAAACGTTCAAGCAGTCGTTACCTTTGATCAATCGTCACTCAGTAAAGTTGATCGAACATTCAGGATTTCGATCATTTCGCCGTATATTAATTTAAATTTCCATAACTCAACATCGAATTAATTGATAAAAAAAGATATACTTCGAAGAAGTATATCTTTTCAAACGATAGCCCATCAGGGAGTCGAACCCTGGATGCCGGTGTGAAAAACCGGAGTCTTAACCGCTTGACCAATGGGCCATTATTATTCGTTGTCGCTTAACAACAAATAATATCTTACCAAGAATCACAAATGATTGCAACCCCTTTTTTTGAATTAATTGATTTAATTATTCAAACTCAGCGTTTTTAGCCATTGTCGCTTGGATAACTTGCGTCATCAATGCCGTGATATCTTTGGTTTGTAATACATCCCAACCTGCGGCCGTTGACCCACCTGGTGTCATGACTTGTTCTGCCAACGCCATCGGTGTCAACTTTTCATGTACCATTTTATCCAATGTTCCCTGTGCCGTTTGAACTGCTAACTGTTCAGCAATATCTGGTTGTACGCCAGCCGCTAATCCAGCCTGAGTCATTGCCTGCACAAAGCCGGCCACAAAGGCTGGACCAGACCCAGCAAGGGCACTTACCGCACCAAACTGGGTCTCTGGTAATTCATCGACTCGACCCAGCACTGTTAATAAGCCAAAGACTGCGCCTTTCACCTCATCATCAACCGCGGGGTTAACCGCCATTGCTGTGTAGCCTTGTTGGACTGCAACATTGACATTCGGTAGCGCACGAACCAACAAATCACTAGAATCAAAATGCGTCATTAGTGTGCTTAGACTAATACCACCTAAAATAGAAATAATGACTTTACCTGTCACAACAGAGTTAATCTCTTGTGCCACTGCAGCAAGATGTGTTGGTGGTGTTGCGATAACAATCAAATCACTCTGTTTAACTAATGCTTCTGCCGTTGTCGCAAAATCAATCTGCATGTTCTCTGCAACTGACTGTCCAGAATGTGGTGCATACACAACTTGATGAACTTCATCTAGTTGTGACCAACCTTTGATCATAGCCTGTGCCATATTTCCAGCACCAATAAATCCAATATTCAACATTATACGAATCCTTCCTGCCCAGACAATGTGTATTTCTTATTGTGATACCGCATCGACATTACTAGACCCACCCCTAACATATTCCCAATCAAAGCTGAACCACCTTGTGAGATAAAAGGTAATGGAATACCGGTCAACGGTACCAAACCAATGCTCATCCCAATATTTTCAAAAATATGGAATAGCAACATCATCACCACACCAGCTGCAATATAGGCATAAAACTGATTGGATGTATCAATGACAACCTGAAAAATACGATAAATTAAGAGGAAATACAATAGCAATAATAATAGTGAGCCAACAAAACCAAAATTCTCACCAATTACTGAAAAAATCATATCTGACTCACGGACAGGCACACTCACATGTGACACATTAAAACCTGTCCCAGTTAGCCCCCCCGAACCAATCGCAGTCATAGAGTGCCAAAGCTGATAGGCTGAATTCGATGTGTCGCCCTCTGGGTGTAACCATGCATCGATTCGAGCAAACTGATAAGCCTTAAAGCCAAAATGACCTAAAATGGCACGTCCATTGGTACTAGCCACTAATGAAATGGCAAGCGCGCCTAATGTCCCAACCACGCCGATGATGGGACCTAATATTTTCCAAGAAATACCAGAGACCAATGTCATCCCGAAAATGATCGCCACAAAGACTAACATTGTTCCAAAGTCGTGTTGCATCAGCACCAATAAGAGCACTGGTACACTAACCAGTAAGATTTTACCAATGAGAACTTTATCATTGGCCCAATTGTGTTCATCAAATTTAAGATTGTGTAAGGCAATGACTCGCGCTAGCATCATGATAAACGCCGGTTTCATTACTTCAGATGGCTGAAATGTCAGTGAACCGATCGCAAACCATGACTTACCACCGGTTTGATCGTAGTACGAACGACTATAAAAAACTAGCACTGCCAGCATTAAGAAGATACCTAGCCCAAAAATATACGGTGATAGGCGCCAAAGACGTTCTGAGTCGAATTGCATAATAATCACCACCGCAATAATGCCCAATACATACCAAACGCCTTGCATAACGACCATCCGAATGGGACTAACAGTATTACTATCATGACTTGCTGCCACAAAAACGGATGCTAAGCCAATGAGGGCCAACATCAGTACGACAAAAATAATACTCCAATCAATCTCGCCTTTGCCGCCAAAGAAACGTTTGACCATGTTTAACAACCCCTTTTTAATGATGCAAATTATATTCAGCAATCAAAATTTCAACACCTTCATCAAAATTTTTCACAATTTGCTGCTTATTTTGACCAACCTGTACACGAATCGTGTTTTCGCGTTCATCGATTGTCCCTAAGATATGTTTATTAATTTTTACTTCACTTACACCTTGACTAATCACGTTGATTTCAACGTCAATTGCCTTATTTTTACGCATAGCCATACTTATCTCCCTTTTTAGTCATGCATGTGTTCTAATAGTTCACCTGCGCCGCGTGCGACATTATCAAGTGGATGATCAGCAATCAAAACTGGCACCCCTAATTCTTTTGAAATCAATTGATCGATATTCTTCAGCAACGCACCCCCACCGGTCAGCACGATTCCTCGATCAATAATATCTGCCGCAAGCTCAGGCTGAATTTCAGCTAACACATCATGCGCTGCTGAAACAATCTGTCGTAATGAATCACGTAAAGCAGCTTCAATTTCGTTTGAATTAATCTCAACCGATTGTGGCATACCATCATACGTATCACGCCCACGAATCGTCATTACCTCTGGTTCATCAACTTGCAATGCATTCCCGATTGTAATTTTAATCTGTTCCGCCGTCCGCTCACCTATTTGTAAGCCATGCTTACGTTTTGTGAAATTAGCAATATCAGCATTTAATTTGTCACCAGCAATTCGAATCGAACGCGCTGATACAATATCGCCTAAGGACAAGACTGCGATATCAGAAGTTCCCCCACCCATATCAATCACCATTGAGGCAATTGGTGAGAAAATATTTAATCCTGCCCCAATGGCTGCAACCTTTGGTTCATACTCTAAGAACACTTTGGCACCACCAACTTTTTCAGCGGCTTGAACAATCGCCTTGCGCTCAATTTCTGTAATATTAGTAGGTGCTGCAACCATGATGTTTGGACGTGAAAGAATGCCCTTAACGTTTAACTTTTTAATAAAATATGCCAACATGGCTTCAGTCATATCAAAATCAGAAATCACGCCATCTTTTAATGGTCGGACGGCGCGAATGTTACCGGGTGTCCGACCGACCATTTGATAAGCTTCTGTCCCGACTGCCAGTACTTTCTCTGTTTTGGCATCCACTGCCACGACTGAAGGCTCATTCAAAACAATGCCTTCTCCCTCCACAAATACCAATACATTGGCGGTTCCTAAATCAATTCCAATCTCTTTTGCCATCTGTGTCCTTACCTCTTTAAGTCTCATCATCTTTTTTAAATTTACTTTTCATTATAGCAGAATAACCGACATATTTTCCTAAATTCTCGCGATTCAAACTGAT from Weissella diestrammenae includes:
- a CDS encoding pyridoxal-dependent decarboxylase, yielding MTFTTLNASQLINKKRAQIAVLSEELFQLEKEQFMTDATIDAQTKKQMLDDLTTAQQFVLTVNELRTHHLGYPGNFKQNSPLYHHFRQLEAELPLLNNIGDIFDEGNARLHSKKWERDILNLFAEKFGLTDNWWGYLTSGGSESNDWAINQGRSLLPDSIFYHSTGAHYSITKSSTNFMSEAIPTCGPDDERINVDLLTQRIQENYERLGLAANIVLTWGTTKYGAIDDVWAVKKFLIAHHIPHYLHLDAAHFGGIPNNQIGAPIIDDIRSLGVHSISVSLHKYIGLPQVKGVLLSVEEPATQNAVDYIGQKDTTSCGSRDLLPFSTKQQVLEMLKLSDPNDYQRNIRYFEARLNERKIPFIRYAYSNTFVIAEPSSEICSHYQLSQFKNDTGHKKAHVIIFPYQSQAQLLALANDLANDSKAQSDMTLNFKQRVLQTNES
- a CDS encoding OFA family MFS transporter: MDNKWVRAALPALLIHGSIGTVYAWSVFKQAIADYIGQSVPRVEWAFSLAILFLGLSAALLGHFVEQDIKQSARLSTLFFVVGMIGTGISIYYRSLFGIYLCYGVIMGIGLGIGYLTPVKNLMLWFKDNKGLGTGLAVAGFGLAKMIFSPVMMALQHRVGLWQMFIILAGIFAVMMLIGTALIRKPADWVEKPLKNRFQPIAFLKNPIFVGIWLMFYLNITAGLAIISQEKDILSGLTTPQGSVLLTGGAIATIVSIDAFFNAAGRIGFATLSDHLKDRNTVYRLIFIMSVVMSLAAYWMPKNNGLLPYLFVITFFLINAGYGGGFSALPPLLSDRFGMNAISKIHGLALTAWAAAGLSGNQLASLIVHQMHLGYQTVFLAIAILYGIAWIIAVTMVKPHQMIIK
- a CDS encoding exodeoxyribonuclease III, whose product is MQFISWNIDSINAAVAHTSARGEMTWQVLNDIAKQAPAVLAIQETKAKVTGLTKKQETALTSLFPGYHRFINVSTGRPGYSGTMMLSQVEPLAVTYPTIGAPGEMDLEGRIITLEFEDFYVSTVYTPNSGSQLARLTDRQAWDDAYRAYIQTLDAKKPVIFSGDFNVAHQPIDLKNPKTNHHSAGFTNEEREKFTLLLDAGFIDTFRTLNPDATDVYTWWAQLSKTSKINNSGWRIDYYLASERLKPQLRQFKVLDTGLRQDHAPIMVDFDL
- a CDS encoding FGGY family carbohydrate kinase, with amino-acid sequence MKYKFELTITSSAINTKIIDENGNAKLQERRFSDDTRAHLQSLDVVHAANVLEQMLRELIESLPRNSEISDIKIHESFDAWVFMDENDNILLKEYLNVTEADKLQGYLKALKLNGVIAQLESKSGLMISTETPLILALWFKNERPELVPVWRRMSSLHEYFYRIWTGKNQISIHLAARTGMYDLANNCWNLQALALIGITPDYLPEVVAADHLESYLLPEAIERIGLSKHTKIYW
- a CDS encoding DUF4811 domain-containing protein, with translation MYILIAIGVLLLLIAAITYYKTRVIRWVFIVIGLILVIANGIGLIKAQSGHFLMQKNEKVRTHQISAKSTVGDKSFIVTTKAQGGSFAYHYTIDGKSYRTTPKHGTTRIKVAKTPKLVEKATSYSANNLWSKFMLIGLPTSTPVTFSYTFELPNNWYVVSENQNQEIQKMVDASKDGLEDKIKENVTKAVEDAVQANPDYLNDKNAQKQTQDDIVKQVTGEIDDKLATDVAAKLKEWNLAK
- a CDS encoding pyrroline-5-carboxylate reductase family protein, yielding MLNIGFIGAGNMAQAMIKGWSQLDEVHQVVYAPHSGQSVAENMQIDFATTAEALVKQSDLIVIATPPTHLAAVAQEINSVVTGKVIISILGGISLSTLMTHFDSSDLLVRALPNVNVAVQQGYTAMAVNPAVDDEVKGAVFGLLTVLGRVDELPETQFGAVSALAGSGPAFVAGFVQAMTQAGLAAGVQPDIAEQLAVQTAQGTLDKMVHEKLTPMALAEQVMTPGGSTAAGWDVLQTKDITALMTQVIQATMAKNAEFE
- a CDS encoding FtsW/RodA/SpoVE family cell cycle protein is translated as MVKRFFGGKGEIDWSIIFVVLMLALIGLASVFVAASHDSNTVSPIRMVVMQGVWYVLGIIAVVIIMQFDSERLWRLSPYIFGLGIFLMLAVLVFYSRSYYDQTGGKSWFAIGSLTFQPSEVMKPAFIMMLARVIALHNLKFDEHNWANDKVLIGKILLVSVPVLLLVLMQHDFGTMLVFVAIIFGMTLVSGISWKILGPIIGVVGTLGALAISLVASTNGRAILGHFGFKAYQFARIDAWLHPEGDTSNSAYQLWHSMTAIGSGGLTGTGFNVSHVSVPVRESDMIFSVIGENFGFVGSLLLLLLYFLLIYRIFQVVIDTSNQFYAYIAAGVVMMLLFHIFENIGMSIGLVPLTGIPLPFISQGGSALIGNMLGVGLVMSMRYHNKKYTLSGQEGFV
- a CDS encoding DUF2969 family protein: MAMRKNKAIDVEINVISQGVSEVKINKHILGTIDERENTIRVQVGQNKQQIVKNFDEGVEILIAEYNLHH
- a CDS encoding rod shape-determining protein, giving the protein MAKEIGIDLGTANVLVFVEGEGIVLNEPSVVAVDAKTEKVLAVGTEAYQMVGRTPGNIRAVRPLKDGVISDFDMTEAMLAYFIKKLNVKGILSRPNIMVAAPTNITEIERKAIVQAAEKVGGAKVFLEYEPKVAAIGAGLNIFSPIASMVIDMGGGTSDIAVLSLGDIVSARSIRIAGDKLNADIANFTKRKHGLQIGERTAEQIKITIGNALQVDEPEVMTIRGRDTYDGMPQSVEINSNEIEAALRDSLRQIVSAAHDVLAEIQPELAADIIDRGIVLTGGGALLKNIDQLISKELGVPVLIADHPLDNVARGAGELLEHMHD